A DNA window from Loxodonta africana isolate mLoxAfr1 chromosome 7, mLoxAfr1.hap2, whole genome shotgun sequence contains the following coding sequences:
- the LOC100653988 gene encoding olfactory receptor 4A47-like: MDAVYSTTVTPNMIIDLLYEKKTISFQACLTQLFAEHLSGGSEILLLVVMAYDRYVAICRHLHYMMIMNQQVRVLLLLVTWVGGFVHGIAHLLFVYNLPFCGPNVIDHFCCDMYPLLKLACTDNYVIGLTVIANDGVICVVIFMLLFISYGVIMHSLKNLSQEGRRKALSTCGSHITVVVLFFVPCIFLYMKPPSTLPIDKFLTVFCTVFTPMFNPLIYTLRNSEMKMP, encoded by the coding sequence TGCTGTTTATTCTACTACAGTTACCCCAAATATGATTATAGACTTACTCTATGAGAAGAAAACCATCTCTTTCCAAGCTTGCCTGACCCAGCTTTTTGCAGAACACTTATCTGGTGGTTCTGAGATTTTACTTCTGGTAgtcatggcctatgatcgctacgTGGCTATCTGTAGACACCTGCATTATATGATGATCATGAACCAACAGGTGCGTGTTCTGCTGTTGCTGGTGACCTGGGTCGgaggttttgtgcatggtataGCTCACCTTCTCTTTGTTTACAATCTTCccttctgtggtcccaatgtTATTGACCACTTTTGCTGTGACATGTATCCATTATTAAAGCTTGCCTGCACTGACAACTATGTCATTGGTCTCACTGTGATTGCCAATGATGGGGTAATATGTGTGGTCATCTTTATGCTATTATTCATCTCCTATGGAGTCATTATGCACTCCCTGAAGAATCTTAGTCAGGAAGGGAGGCGCAAAGCTTTATCCACCTGTGGCTCCCACATCACCGTGGTGGTCCTCTTCTTTGTCCcttgtatttttctgtatatgAAACCTCCTTCCACCTTACCCATTGATAAATTCTTGACGGTGTTTTGCACTGTTTTCACACCTATGTTTAATCCCTTAATCTATACTCTGAGAAATTCAGAGATGAAAATGCCATGA
- the LOC100654274 gene encoding olfactory receptor 4C3D-like — MKENRMNVTDLILMGLTQNPQVQRILVVVLFITYIVTVSGNLLIVVTIIYSQTLKSPMYFFLAFLSLIDACYSSSIIPKMLADLLSETKTISFNGCMTQIFTEHFLGGSEVALLVVMAYDRYVAIYRPLHYVTTMNHHVCCLLVGVSWIVGFLHSIGQILVTFWLPFCGPNIMDHFMCDVFPLIQLACTDAFLVGLLIAANGGVICLITFVMLSISYVAILYYLKTQSSAGRKKALSTCGSHITVVVLFFVPCIFMYMRPVATVSVDKAISVFYTLVTPVLNPIIYTVRNAEVKNAIKMLLKRNVISDNK, encoded by the coding sequence atgaaagaaaacaggatGAATGTGACTGACTTAATTCTAATGGGACTTACACAGAATCCTCAGGTGCAGagaattctagttgttgttttgtttatcaCCTACATTGTCACCGTCTCAGGAAACCTGCTCATTGTGGTCACCATAATCTACAGTCAGACATTGAAGTCcccaatgtatttcttcctggcCTTCTTATCTTTGATAGATGCCTGCTACTCCTCTTCCATAATCCCTAAAATGCTAGCTGACTTGCTCTCTGAGACAAAAACCATCTCCTTCAATGGCTGCATGACACAGATCTTTACTGAACATTTCTTAGGTGGTTCCGAGGTTGCTCTCCTTGtggtcatggcctatgaccgttatGTGGCCATCTATAGACCTCTGCACTACGTGACCACCATGAACCACCATGTATGCTGCCTTTTGGTGGGGGTGTCTTGGATAGTGGGTTTTCTCCACTCTATTGGACAGATTCTTGTCACTTTCTGGCTCCCATTCTGTGGCCCCAACATTATGGAtcacttcatgtgtgatgtctttcCCCTGATACAACTTGCCTGCACAGACGCTTTCCTTGTTGGTCTCCTGATTGCTGCCAATGGTGGGGTAATCTGTTTAATAACCTTTGTAATGTTGTCGATATCCTATGTTGCCATCCTATATTACCTGAAGACTCAGAGCTCTGCAGGGAGGAAAAAGGCCCTCTCTACCTGTGGTTCCCACATCACTGTTGTTGTCTTGTTCTTTGTGCcctgtatttttatgtatatgcGACCAGTAGCCACCGTCTCCGTGGATAAAGCCATAAGTGTATTCTATACTCTTGTCACTCCCGTGTTAAATCCCATTATCTACACAGTAAGGAATGCAGAAGTAAAAAATGCCATCAAAATGTTATTGAAAAGAAATGTAATTTCAGATAATAAATGA